A DNA window from Halorubrum sp. DM2 contains the following coding sequences:
- a CDS encoding DUF371 domain-containing protein: MSDAAADDLDNAGSDSDDPLVEVVRAVGHENVTAEHASTVELTSDDWLTPAGDCIVGVEADRTPRDFAPEFREACRDASATIEATFVVDDGDETHRETLTGRGDPDLALVDDRSMVGRTSDYTDDERTIFVGGEGAAADLDRDLVAALADGADLTLRLEVTPTE, translated from the coding sequence ATGAGCGACGCAGCGGCGGACGACCTCGACAACGCGGGGTCGGACTCCGACGACCCCCTCGTCGAGGTCGTCCGCGCGGTCGGCCACGAGAACGTCACCGCCGAACACGCGAGCACGGTCGAACTCACGAGCGACGACTGGCTCACCCCCGCCGGCGACTGTATCGTCGGCGTCGAGGCGGACCGCACACCGCGAGATTTCGCCCCCGAGTTCCGCGAGGCGTGTCGCGACGCGAGCGCGACGATCGAGGCGACGTTCGTCGTCGACGACGGCGACGAGACCCATCGCGAGACGCTCACGGGCCGCGGCGACCCCGACCTCGCGCTCGTCGACGACCGCTCAATGGTCGGGCGCACGAGCGACTACACCGACGACGAGCGCACGATCTTCGTCGGGGGCGAGGGGGCCGCGGCCGACCTCGACCGCGACCTCGTGGCCGCGTTGGCCGACGGCGCGGACCTGACGCTCCGACTCGAAGTGACCCCCACCGAGTGA
- a CDS encoding CoA pyrophosphatase yields the protein MDLSGLRRHKPRSLAGRREAAVLAPVIARRGDAHLLFTKRAAHLGEHPGQMSFPGGGREPIDRTLTDTALREADEEVGMRSDEVDVVGRIDDTRTSSKYAVRPFVGVAPDREYVPDESEVAEVAILSVDALTDPANYESERRIGHPEYGDHRVHYFHVDGYTVWGVTGQMVVQLLERTTDWRAPAEPDRVVGADAELPI from the coding sequence ATGGACCTGTCGGGGCTGCGCCGACACAAGCCGCGGTCGCTCGCCGGGCGGCGGGAGGCGGCGGTGTTGGCACCGGTGATCGCCCGCCGCGGCGACGCCCACCTCCTCTTCACCAAGCGAGCCGCGCACCTCGGCGAACACCCCGGACAGATGAGCTTCCCCGGCGGCGGCCGCGAACCGATCGACCGGACACTGACGGACACCGCGCTGCGCGAGGCCGACGAGGAAGTCGGGATGCGATCGGACGAGGTCGACGTCGTCGGGCGGATCGACGACACGCGCACGTCGAGCAAGTACGCGGTCCGCCCGTTCGTCGGCGTCGCGCCCGACCGCGAGTACGTCCCAGACGAGTCGGAGGTCGCGGAGGTGGCGATCCTGTCGGTCGACGCGCTCACCGACCCCGCGAACTACGAGTCGGAGCGTCGGATCGGTCACCCGGAGTACGGCGACCACCGCGTTCACTACTTCCACGTCGACGGCTACACGGTCTGGGGCGTGACCGGTCAGATGGTCGTCCAGCTGTTGGAGCGCACGACCGACTGGCGCGCGCCGGCGGAACCCGACCGCGTCGTCGGCGCGGACGCGGAACTGCCGATATAG